In Brachypodium distachyon strain Bd21 chromosome 2, Brachypodium_distachyon_v3.0, whole genome shotgun sequence, one genomic interval encodes:
- the LOC100830709 gene encoding RNA-binding protein pno1, with the protein MEVDRAPTAAAPRESSSAAMAVDAAGGVEKPRFDALMPSEMSGGRPQYRKVQVPSHRFAPLKKAWLEIYTPVYEHMKVDIRMNLKAKRVELKTRQDTPDVSNLQKCADFVHAFMLGFDIADAVALLRLDDLYVDSFEIKDVKTLRGEHLSRAIGRLSGKGGKTKYAIENSTRTRIVIADTKIHILGSFVNIKVARDSLCSLILGSPAGKVYSKLRAVSARLAERY; encoded by the exons ATGGAAGTTGATAGAGCCCCCACTGCTGCTGCGCCTAGAGAATCCTCGTCCGCCGCGATGGCGGTGGACGCGGCGGGTGGCGTGGAGAAGCCGCGGTTCGACGCTCTGATGCCCAGCGAGATGAGCGGCGGGAGGCCACAGTACCGCAAGGTCCAGGTGCCCTCGCATCGCTTCGCACCGCTGAAGAAGGCGTGGCTGGAGATCTACACCCCTGTTTACGAGCACATGAAGGTCGACATCCGCATGAACTTGAAG GCAAAAAGGGTGGAGCTTAAAACAAGACAAGATACTCCAGACGTGAGCAACCTTCAAAAATGCGCGGACTTCGTTCACGCTTTTATGCTTGGATTTGACATTGCAGATGCGGTTGCCTTGCTTCGTCTTGATGACCTGTATGTTGATTCCTTCGAGATCAAGGATGTGAAGACACTTCGAGGGGAGCATCTATCGCGTGCTATTGGCCGCTTATCAGGGAAAGGAGGCAAGACCAAATATGCCATTGAGAACTCTACGAGGACTCGCATAGTTATCGCTGATACGAAGATCCACATACTTGGATCCTTTGTTAACATCAAGGTCGCTCGGGATTCACTTTGCAGTCTTATCTTGGGTTCTCCTGCAGGCAAGGTCTATTCTAAGCTAAGGGCTGTATCTGCTAGGTTGGCAGAAAGGTATTAA
- the LOC100828271 gene encoding CDP-diacylglycerol--glycerol-3-phosphate 3-phosphatidyltransferase 1, chloroplastic has product MAFLKTLNPLFRRNLAFRNPKPLLSPNPFLPPSLTAACPALAPFGAATHPHVLVRSGGALFLSSAPWMLSQPASPLTTAAAAFRAKLHRACAIAGGGAQAVVEAVRWEPRRVYSSEAAGAGGGERFLNLPNLVSIGRMVSGPVIGWMIVNEWYLPAFGTLALSGASDWLDGFLARKMGINSVFGSYLDPLADKVLICSVAVAMVENELLHPGLVGLVVVRDLLLVGGAVYKRASSLGWKWNSWSDFVNLDAIHREKVEPLFISKVNTVFQLMLVAGALLQPEFGTVETQNYITYLSLLVATTTVASTVGYGVKYYQIRPRA; this is encoded by the exons ATGGCCTTCctcaaaaccctaaaccctcTCTTCCGTAGGAATCTTGCCTTCCGGAACCCGAagcccctcctctcccccaaCCCCTTCCTGCCCCCCTCGCTCACCGCCGCCTGTCCCGCCCTCGCGCCCTTCGGCGCCGCCACACACCCACACGTCCTAGTCCGCTCCGGCGGAGCGCTGTTCCTCTCGTCCGCCCCATGGATGCTCTCGCAGCCCGCCTCGCCGCTCACCACCGCGGCTGCTGCTTTCCGCGCGAAGCTCCACAGGGCCTGCGCCATTGCCGGCGGGGGTGCGCAGGCTGTGGTGGAAGCCGTACGGTGGGAGCCAAGGCGGGTCTACAGCAGCGAGGCTGCGGGTGCGGGTGGAGGTGAGAGGTTTCTGAATCTGCCCAATTTGGTGTCGATCGGGCGCATGGTGTCGGGTCCGGTCATTGGATG GATGATTGTGAATGAATGGTATCTTCCTGCTTTCGGCACATTAGCTTTGTCAGGTGCAAGTGATTGG TTGGATGGGTTTTTAGCAAGAAAGATGGGCATCAATTCTGTGTTTGGATCATATCTGGACCCATTGGCTGACAAG GTGTTGATTTGCTCTGTTGCGGTAGCAATGGTTGAAAATGAGCTATTACATC CGGGGCTTGTTGGCCTGGTGGTTGTAAGAGACTTGCTCCTGGTGGGTGGCGCTGTCTACAAACGAGCTTCCAGCCTTGGATGGAAG TGGAACAGCTGGTCAGACTTTGTTAACCTAGATGCAATTCACCGTGAGAAGGTTGAACCTCTTTTCATTAGCAAG GTAAATACAGTGTTCCAGTTGATGTTGGTTGCTGGTGCACTCCTTCAGCCAGAATTTGGCACAGTGGAAACTCAGAATTATATTACATACTTGAg TTTGCTCGTAGCTACTACAACGGTGGCATCCACAGTAGGTTATGGTGTGAAATACTATCAGATAAGACCAAGGGCATGA
- the LOC100827966 gene encoding probable serine/threonine-protein kinase PBL23, whose protein sequence is MGLLTLAVRKCNGKAILREACATCCCSSSSCGVRGKEPSTPESTTTPGKNRRGIRKRFWRKNKKKAGSRKDYGPFCACVSLSELARRGESEAIADLVNNISLKSDVTSHVYAAEEILRITNQNIPSRVLTFRELSNATDMFSCNNLLGEGGFGRVYKGHLKDTNEVIAVKQLDKEGFQGNREFLVEVLMLSLVRNPNLVKLIGYSTDLDQRILVYEYMQNGSLEDHLLDLPPNAVGLPWQTRMKIVVGAAKGIEYLHEVANPPVIYRDLKASNILLDQDFNPKLSDFGLAKLGPVGDNSHVSTRVMGTYGYCAPEYAMTGKLTKMSDIYSFGVVLLELITGRRAIDTSKPTEEQILVHWAAPLIKDRQRFVRLADPLLEKKYPVKGLYQALAIASMCIQEEASSRPKIGDVVAALTFLAEQKYCPPQERQAGKRASEDPKSQAKSRERDCSNPPKTDMVSEIKADDETIHR, encoded by the exons ATGGGTTTGTTGACGCTGGCCGTGAGGAAATGCAACGGCAAGGCGATCCTCCGTGAAGCCTGcgccacctgctgctgctcttcatCTTCGTGTGGTGTCCGTGGCAAGGAACCGTCGACGCCTGAGTCGACAACGACGCCTGGTAAGAACAGGAGGGGGATAAGGAAGAGGTTCTGGAGGAAGAATAAGAAGAAGGCCGGCAGCAGGAAGGACTACGGCCCCTTCTGTGCCTGCGTCAGCCTCAGCGAGCTCGCAAGGCGCGGCGAGAGTGAGGCCATCGCGGACCTAGTGAACAACATCTCGTTAAAGTCAG ATGTTACCAGCCACGTGTATGCGGCCGAGGAGATTCTACGGATCACCAACCAAAACATTCCCAGCAGGGTGCTCACTTTCAGAGAGTTGTCCAACGCAACCGACATGTTCAGCTGCAACAACCTGCTCGGTGAAGGCGGTTTTGGAAGGGTGTACAAGGGGCACCTCAAAGATACCAACGAA GTTATCGCCGTGAAGCAGTTGGACAAGGAGGGATTCCAAGGGAACCGCGAGTTTCTCGTGGAGGTGCTGATGCTTAGCCTCGTACGTAACCCCAACCTTGTCAAGTTGATCGGGTACAGCACGGACCTCGACCAAAGGATTCTCGTCTACGAGTACATGCAAAATGGCTCACTGGAGGATCATCTCCTAG ATCTCCCCCCAAATGCCGTGGGACTCCCATGGCAAACAAGGATGAAGATCGTGGTCGGTGCGGCCAAGGGCATCGAGTACCTGCACGAGGTGGCTAACCCGCCGGTGATCTACCGAGATCTCAAGGCGTCCAACATCCTCCTGGACCAAGACTTCAACCCCAAGCTCTCCGATTTCGGGCTCGCCAAGCTCGGTCCCGTCGGTGACAACAGCCACGTCAGCACGAGGGTCATGGGCACCTACGGCTACTGCGCCCCCGAGTACGCCATGACCGGCAAGCTCACCAAGATGTCCGACATATATAGCTTCGGCGTCGTGCTGTTGGAGCTCATCACCGGGAGGCGAGCGATCGATACCAGCAAGCCGACGGAGGAGCAAATTCTTGTCCACTGG GCGGCACCTCTCATCAAAGATAGGCAAAGGTTCGTGAGGTTGGCCGATCCATTGCTAGAGAAGAAGTACCCGGTGAAGGGGTTGTATCAAGCACTCGCGATCGCCTCCATGTGCATACAGGAGGAAGCGAGCAGCAGACCCAAAATCGGTGACGTCGTAGCCGCGCTTACCTTCCTGGCCGAACAGAAATATTGTCCTCCACAAGAAAGGCAAGCTGGTAAGAGAGCTAGCGAAGATCCTAAATCGCAGGCGAAGAGCAGAGAACGAGATTGCAGCAATCCTCCCAAAACAGACATGGTTTCTGAGATAAAGGCTGATGATGAAACGATTCATAGATGA